One window of the Oncorhynchus clarkii lewisi isolate Uvic-CL-2024 chromosome 19, UVic_Ocla_1.0, whole genome shotgun sequence genome contains the following:
- the LOC139375480 gene encoding ribose-5-phosphate isomerase-like, producing MGRAMLLQGWLGPTLLSAGHRSAGGRKQTPFTPKLKHVSLFRSPSSRHGMAEEAKKLAGYAAVDNHVQNNQVVGVGSGSTIVYAVDRLAERVRQEKLNIVCVPTSFQARQLILQHGLTLSDLDRHPELDVAIDGADEVDAALTLIKGGGGCLTQEKIVAGCAKHFIVIADFRKDSSVLGQQWKKGVPIEVIPMAYVPVSRTIAKRFGGEAVLRMAVSKAGPVVTDNSNFILDWKFEHTHNWKEVNIAIKMIPGVVETGLFVGMAERVYFGMEDGNVGVRDPPVN from the exons ATGGGCAGGGCTATGCTCCTCCAGGGGTGGCTCGGTCCCACCCTGCTGTCAGCTGGCCACCGTTCTGCAGGAGGGAGGAAACAGACGCCGTTCACCCCCAAGCTGAAACACGTGTCTCTCTTTAGGAGTCCCAGCAGCAGACACGGCATGGCGGAAGAAGCGAAGAAACTAGCAGGCTATGCTGCGGTGGATAATCATGTTCAG AACAACCAGGTAGTTGGAGTGGGCAGTGGATCCACCATTGTGTATGCTGTAGACAGACTAG CGGAGAGAGTTCGTCAGGAGAAACTCAACATAGTGTGTGTCCCCACCTCCTTCCAG GCTCGTCAGTTGATTCTGCAGCATGGTCTAACCCTGTCTGATCTGGATAGACACCCAGAG CTGGACGTGGCCATCGATGGGGCAGACGAAGTGGATGCTGCTCTCACACTCATCAAAGGAGGAGG AGGCTGTCTGACTCAGGAGAAGATTGTAGCCGGCTGTGCCAAACACTTCATCGTCATCGCTGACTTCAG gaaggACTCCTCGGTCCTGGGTCAGCAGTGGAAGAAGGGTGTTCCTATTGAGGTGATCCCTATGGCCTACGTCCCCGTCTCCAGGACTATAGCCAAGCGCTTCGGAGGGGAGGCAGTACTCCGCATGGCCGTCAGTAAAGCT GGTCCGGTGGTAACGGACAACAGTAACTTCATTCTGGACTGGAAGTTTGAACACACTCACAACTGGAAGGAGGTCAATATCGCTATCAAGATGattccag gTGTGGTAGAGACAGGTCTGTTTGTGGGGATGGCAGAGCGGGTGTACTTTGGGATGGAGGATGGTAATGTTGGGGTCAGAGACCCTCCagtcaactga